The proteins below are encoded in one region of Vulpes lagopus strain Blue_001 chromosome 10, ASM1834538v1, whole genome shotgun sequence:
- the LOC121500854 gene encoding olfactory receptor 12-like, with the protein MKSQLNRNSSGVTEFILLGFRIPPKMQILLFLVFLLAYVVTVVVNTSMIIVIRMDSRLHTPMYFFLRNLSYLDLCYSTVIAPKTLANFLSHEKKISYNGCAAQFFFFALFVTTEGFLLAVMAYDRFSAICSPFLYPVRMSQQVCVHLVISSYICGGINSMVQTGFTFSLHFCGENRLDHFFCDVPALIKISCVDTSVNKMVLFILSSLIIVTTTSVILVSYAYILSTVLKIPSTHGRGKTFSTCGSHMATVSLFYGTVFFMYAQPGAISSPGQNKVIAVLYTLIIPMLNPLIYSLRNRDVKDAVRRILHRK; encoded by the coding sequence ATCCTCTTGTTCTTGGTGTTCTTGCTGGCCTATGTGGTCACTGTGGTGGTAAATACCAGCATGATAATTGTCATCAGGATGGACTCGAGGCTTCATACACCTATGTATTTCTTCCTTAGAAACTTATCCTATTTAGATCTCTGCTACTCCACAGTCATTGCTCCCAAAACTTTAGCCAACTTCCTATCTCATGAAAAGAAGATTTCCTACAATGGCTGTGCAgcccaatttttcttctttgctctgtTTGTCACAACTGAAGGCTTTCTCCTGGCCGTGATGGCATATGATCGCTTCTCAGCCATTTGCTCGCCATTCCTCTATCCTGTCCGTATGTCTCAACAGGTTTGTGTTCATTTAGTAATTAGCTCCTACATCTGTGGAGGCATCAACTCCATGGTCCAGACAGGATTCACCTTCAGCTTGCATTTCTGTGGAGAAAACCGACTGGACCACTTCTTCTGTGATGTTCCAGCCCTGATCAAGATCTCATGTGTTGACACGTCTGTGAACAAGATGGTGCTATTCATTCTCTCCTCCCTCATCATTGTCACCACCACAAGTGTCATCCTGGTTTCCTATGCTTACATACTCTCCACTGTCCTGAAGATCCCCTCCACCCATGGTAGGGGTAAGACCTTCTCCACCTGTGGCTCCCACATGGCCACGGTGAGTTTGTTCTATGGGACTGTGTTCTTCATGTATGCCCAGCCTGGGGCCATCTCCTCCCCAGGGCAAAACAAGGTCATAGCTGTGCTCTACACACTCATCATCCCAATGCTAAACCCTCTGATATACAGTCTAAGAAACAGAGACGTGAAAGATGCTGTGAGAAGAATATTGCACAGGAAGTGA